The window CGCCGGGAGGCCCTGCGCGCCTTCGGCGACAACACCGTGTTCCTCGAGCGCCGTGTCGACGCCGGTCGTCACGTCGAGGTGCAGGTGCTCGCCGACTCCCACGGCACGGTCTGGCCGGTCGGCGTCCGTGAATGCTCCATCCAGCGCCGCCGCCAGAAGGTCGTCGAGGAGTCCGGGCTCAGCATTCCCGACCCCGAGCTCGAGCAGCAGGTGCGCTCCTACGCCAGCGCCATCATCCGCGAAGCGGGCTACACCAACGCCGGCACCGTGGAGTTCCTCATCGACGCCGGGACGGGCGAGCCCCACTTCATGGAGGTCAACACCCGCCTCCAGGTGGAGCACACCGTCACCGAAGAGGCCACCGGACTCGACCTCGTCGAGCAGCAGATCCGGATTGCCTCGGGCCTTGCGCTGGAGGGCACGCCTCCCGAGGTCCGCGGTCATGCCATCGAGGTCCGGCTCAACGCAGAGGACCCCGAGGCCGGCTTCGCCCCCGCCCCCGGACGCGTGCTGCTCTTCCGCGCCCCCCAGGGTCCGAGCATCCGTACGGACACCGGCATCGAGCAGGGCGACGAGATCTCGGCCGACTTCGACTCGATGGCCGCCAAGATCATCGCCTGGGGGCCGGACCGTGCCACCGCGCTCCAGCGCCTGCGCCGGGCGCTCGACCACACCGAGGTCGTCATCGAGGGCGGGGCGACCAACAAGTCGTTCCTGCAGGAGATCGTGGCCCACCCCGACGTGGAGTCGGGCAACGTCAACACGCGGTGGCTCGACGAGCTGGTCGCTGCCGGCGGCCTGACCCCGCAGCCCCAAGCGGCCCTGGCGCTGGTCCAGGCGGCGATCGAGGCCTACCGACTCGCCGCGCGTCTCGACAGTGAGACGTTCATCCGGTCACTGGCCGTGGGCCGCCCGCAGTATAGCGACAGCGGCGCGATCCGGTTCGAGCTGGATTCCGCGGCTCCAGCCACACCATCGAGGTCAACGAGCCCGAGGCCGACGTTTTCCACCTGCGCGTCGACGGCGAGCACATCGTCGCGACCCTCGACCACGTCGACGGCTCGGCTCGCGTGCTGGGGGTCGGCGGCTCCACCCACCGCACCTTCGTGGTGCCCGGCGGGGACGGCACCACGGTCGACGTGGACGGCCTGCCCCACCGCATCTCCGCCGACGGCGGCGGCACCGTCCGCGCCGGCTTCCCCGGCATGATCGTCTCGGTCCTCGCCTCCGTCGGCGACCAGGTCGAGGCCGGCGACACCCTGCTCACCATCGAGTCGATGAAGCTGGAGTCGCGCGTCCTCGCACCGGCTGCGGGCGTCGTGCGCGAGGTCCACGTCGGCATCAACTCGCAAGTGGGCTCGGGTGAACCGCTCGTCCGGCTCGACGTCGTGGACGACGACGACACCGCGGGCGACGACTCGAGCGTCGACTTCGCCGCGCTGGCCTCCGACACTCCGGACCGGACCCCGCTCGACGTGCTCCGTACGGTGGTGCTCGGCCTCGACGCCGCGAGCGGTGAGACCGATCGGCTGTCCGCCGGACTGCTCCCCACCCGCGAAGACGCCGCGGCGCAACTCGCCGGGGAGCTGGACGTGCTGGCGGCCTTCGCCGACATCCACTCCCTCGGTCCGCGTCGCGCTGCCCTCGCCGGCCGTGTGGACGCCCCGGAGCGTGCACACCTGGTGGGCTACCTGCGCGAGCGGCACCGCGAGGACCGGGAGTTCCCCGACGACTTCCTCGCTCGCCTGGACACCGCCCTGGCGCTCGTCGGCCACGACGAGAGCGACGACGTCGCCCACCTGCGCCTCTACCGCTCGCTGCGTCGACGCGACCTCATCCACTCCGCGCTCGCCTCGATCCTGCGCCGCTGGCTGGAGCCGGCGACGACCGTGCCTGCGACCGAACAGGTCCGCACGGTCCTCGAACGGGTCGTCTGGATCACCGAGGGACGCTCCGACCAACTCGAGGGGCTGGCCAGGTCGGTGCTGTTCCGACTGTTCTCCCAGCCGGTCCTCGACGCCGACCTCGCCGCCCAGACCGCGATCATGACGGAGCGCATCCAGCAGATCGGCTCGCAGTCCGACGCCGCAGAGCGCACGCTCGACCTGCGCACCCTGGCCTTCGACTCGCCGCCGTGGGAGGCGTGGCTGCTGGGGAGCCTGGCCGGTCCGGACCGACCCGCTTGGGAGGACGTCCTGGTCGTGGTGACGGCCGACAACTACCGCCACCGTCGCCTCGTCCAGGTGCCGACCCCATCGAGCCCTGCAGCACCACTGCTGATGGCCGAGGAGCTCGACGCCGAGTCGGACATCAGCGTCATCGCGGTCGCCCACCTCGGCGACGACACGGCGACTGCTGCCGCACTCGAACCGTTGATCGCCCAGCGGGCCGCACTGGGGCCGGTGGTCGTCGAGCTGCTCGTCACCGACGGCCGACTCGACCTCGACCCGAGGCTCGCCCGCGCCTGTCTCGCGGCCACCCAGGTCAACGCCACGGTCCTGCCCGTCGCTCCGGAGGGCCACGTCGCCCACCGGTCCTGGGCACCCGGGCCGGGCGGGGACCTCACAGAGGTGGCCCTGTTCCGCGACCTGCACCCGTGTCTGGCCGAACGCCTGGAGTTGTGGCGGCTACGTGACTTCGACCTCCAGCGCCAGCCCGCTCCCCCGGCGACGTTCCTCTTCACCGGCACGGCCCGGGACGACGAGCGCGACAAGCGACTCTTCGCCCTCGCCGAGGTGCGCACTCTCACCGCCGCGCGCGACGACGAGGGCACCGTCACCTCCATCCCCGAGCTGGAGCAGACGCTGCTGCGCTGCTTCGACGCCTTCCGGGTCCACGACAGCACCCACAGTCGCCGCAGTCCCTTCGGCTGGAACCGGGTGATGGTCCAGGTCCAGCCACCCTGGGACTTCCCCGACGACGCGTTGCAGGGGGTCGCCCACCGGATCGCCCACGCGGCCCGCGGCCTCTCCCTCGACCAGATCGTCCTGCGACTGCGCGGCACGGATCCGGGCGCCGAGGACAGGGTCGTCCACCTCACCCTGCTCGAGGGCGAGGGCGTCCAGATCGGCTTCAAGGCCCCCTCCGACCGGCCGCTGACCGTGCTGCGCGGCCACCGGCGTACGGCAGCACAGATGCGTCGCCGCGGTCTGCACCACCCGGCCGACATCGTGCGACTGCTCACCAGCCCCGGAGCAGCGCACTCCGACCTGCCCAGCGGCGACTTCACCGAGCTCGAACTCGTGGACGGCACCCTGGTGCCGGTCGAGCGCGAGATCGGTGAGAACGCCCACGGTGTCGTGATCGGCGAGATCACCAACCGCACGCCCAAGCACCCCGAAGGGATGCGGCGGGTGATCATCCTGAGCGACCCGAGCAAGTCGATGGCCTCGCTCGGCGAGGGCGAGTGCGTGCGCATCATCGCCGCGCTCGAGTTGGCCCACGAGCAGCGCCTGCCAGTGGACTGGTTCGCGGTGTCGTCCGGTGCTCGGGTCTCGATGGACAGCGGCACCGAGAACCTCGACTGGACCGCGCGTGTGCTCCGTACGATCATCGAGCTCGCCCAGCTCGACCTGGAGATCAACGTCGTGCTCACCGGCGTCAACGTCGGCGCCCAGTCCTACTGGGATGCCGAGGCCACCATGTTGATGCACACTCGAGGAGTGCTGATCGCCACCGGCGACAACGCCATGGTGCTCACCGGCAAGGACGCACTGGACTACTCCGGCGCCGTGTCGGCGGACGACAACGCGGGCATCGGCGGCTACGAGCAGATCATGGGCCCCAACGGCCAGGCGCAATATTGGGCACCCTCGCTGATCGAGGCCTGCCACCTGCTGTTCCGGCACTACGCAGTCGCCTACGTCGCCCCGGGTGAGTCCGGTCCGCGTCGGGCACCGGTCACCGACCCCGCCGGACGCTCGATCGCGGCGTCGCCGCACCACTCCGGCGACGGAGGACCGTTCGCCACGGTCGGCGACATCTTCGACGACGCCCTCAACCCCGAGCGCAAGCTGCCCTTCGACATCCGCTCCGTCATGGCCGCGGTCAAGGACGACGGCGACGACCCGCTGGAGCGCTGGCCCCACATGCGCGACGCCGAGAACGCCGTCGTGTGGGACACCCATGTCAGCGGCTTCCCCGTCCAGATGATCGGCATCGAGTCGCGAGACCTGCAGCGCCACAGCGTCACGCCCAACGACGGGCCGCGCCGCTGGTCTGCGGGCACGCTGTTCCCCCGGTCGTCGAAGAAGGTCGCCCGCGCCCTCAACGCCAGCAACGGCGTGCGGCCAACCGTCATCCTGGCCAACCTGTCTGGCTTCGACGGTTCGCCCGAATCGATGCGGGAGCTGCAACTCGAATATGGCGCCGAGATCGGTCGGGCCGTGGTCAACCACCGCAGCCCCCTCGTCTTCTGCGTCCTCTCCCGTTATCACGGCGGTGCGTTCGTGGTGTTCTCCAAGGCCCTCAACGAGCGCCTCGAGTCGATCGCGGTCGCCGGAGCCAGGGCCTCGGTCCTCGGCGGCGCGCCCGCAGCGGCCGTGGTGTTCGCACGCGAGGTGGCGCACCGCGTCGCGGCCGACCCCCGGGTCGTCGAGGCGCAGGCGGCCGTGGACGCCGCCGGCCCCGACACCGTCGACCAGGCACGCCTCGAGCTGGCCGCGGTCCAGGACGAACTCAAGGGCCACTGCCGCGGTGTGGTCGGACGCGAGTTCGACGGCATCCACACCATCGAGCGCGCCAAGGAGGTCGGCTCCGTCGACCAGATCGTCACCGTCGACGCCCTCCGCGACGCGATCGTCGCCACGCTGGAGTCGGAAGGACACTGACACCCATGGCCCACGTGATCACCCAGGCTTGTTGCGCTGACGGGGCGTGCACGACGGTGTGTCCGGTGGACTGCATCCACCCGACTCCGGCCGAGCGCGAATACCTCGTGACGGAGATGCTCTACATCGATCCGGACACGTGCATCGACTGTGGTCAGTGCGTGCCGGAGTGCCCGGTGGACGCGATCTATTCGGGCTATGACCTGCCTGACCACCTGGCCTCCTATGCGGCCATCAACGCCGAGTACTTCAAGGGCACCACGCTGGGCGACGTGCCGCGTCGGGTGGCGGCGCCGCCCGAGCTGCACGAGGACCAGCCGCTGCGGGTGGCGATCGTCGGGTCCGGCCCGGCCGGGTCCTACAGCGCCCACGAGCTGGTCGAGGTCGGCGGGTCGGGCATCCGGGTCGACATCTTCGACCGGCTGCCCACCCCGTTCGGTCTGGCCCGCCTCGGCGTGGCCCCGGACCACCTGGGCACCAAGCTGGTCATGCGTACCTTCAGCGAGCTAGGGGCCGACCCGCGGGTGCGGTTCCACCTCAACACCGAGATCGGGCGTGACATCACCGTCGAGGAGCTGCGCGAGCACTACCACGCGGTGTTCTTCACCCACGGTGCGTCGTCGTCGCGACGTCTGGGGATCGAGGGCGAGGACCTGCCCGGCAGCCACGCCGCCACCCAGTTCGTCGCCTGGTACAACGGCCACCCCGACAGCCCCAAGCCCCGCGGGTGGCAACCGCCCAGTCACGTCGTGGTGATCGGCAACGGCAACGTCGCCATCGACGTGGCCCGTCAGCTCACCCTCGGTCCCGAACACCTCGCCGCCTCGGACATGGCCCCCTATGCCGTCGACGTGCTGAGCCGTGGCCTGGTCAAGGACGTCACCGTCGTGGGTCGACGCAGCGCGCTGCACGCCGCGTGCACCCTGCCCGAGCTCGAGGCGCTGGCCGACCGCACCGATATCGACGTGGTCGTGCCACCGGAGGACCTGGTGCTCACCGACCACGAGCTCGCTGCCGTGCGCGAGTCGGGCATGCTCCGGCTGAAGTACGAGCTGTTCCGGACCCTGTCCGAGCGACCCCACACGCGCGAGCGTTCGATCACGTTCCGCTTCCTGCTCACCCCCCAGCGCATCCTGGGCGAGAGCCACGCCGAAGGCATCGAGCTGGCCCGCAACCGGATGGTCTCCCTGGGCGATCGCACCGTCCTCGAACCCACCGGCGAGACCACCGTGCTGCCGACCAACCTCGTCCTGCGCTCGGTCGGCTATGCCGGTGTCGAGTTGCCCGGGCTGCCCTTCGACGAGGCCACCATGACCGTTCCCACCGACGGCGCCCGAGTGCTGACCGAGCCCGGTGGCGAGGTCATCCCCGGCCTCTATTCGGCCGGCTGGGTCAAGCGCGGCCCCAGCGGCGTGATGGGCACCAACAAGCTCGATGCCCAGGGCACCGTCAAGGTGCTGCTCGACGACGTCCGGGCCGGACGCATCGCCGCACCGGCGAAGTCCCTCGACGACCTCGACCGGCTCCTGCGCCAGCGGCAGCCCCAGGTCGTCCCGTGGCAGGGCTGGCAGGCGATCGAGGCCCACGAACTCGCCCACGGCACCGAGACCGGCCGCCCTCGCGTCAAGGTCACCTCCCGCGAGGCACTCGTCGAGTTCGCCGCCGCCCGACTCAGCACCGAGACGGAGGAACAGTGATGAGCGCCCCCGATGACGGCACCCGGCAGGAGTTGCGGGTCGTACAGCGCCTGTGTCCCTTCTGCGAGGCGACGTGCGGCCTGGAGCTGACCCTGCGCGGATCCCACGTGGTCCGCACGGCCGGTGACGGGCAGGACGTGTTCAGCAAGGGCTACATGTGCCCCAAGGGCGCGAGCCTAGGTGAGCCTCCACGACGACCCCGACGCGCTGCGGCAGCCCGTCATCCGCGAGGGCGAGGAGTTCCGTACGGTCTCCTGGGACAAGGCGTTCGACAAGGTCGCCGAGCTCGTCGGCAAGGTCCTCGACGAGCACGGCCCCGAGGCGATGGCGGTCTATCTGGGCAACCCGGTCGGGCACAATCTGGCCGGACTGCTCTATCCCCGTGCCTTCATCGCGCCGCTGGGCACGCCCAACCTCTACACCGCCTCGACACTCGACCAGCGCCCCAAGGACCTGGCCAGCGGCCTCATGTACGGCGACCGCTACACCCTGGCCGTACCCGACCTGGACCGCACCGACTTCCTGATCATCCTGGGCGCCAACCCGATGGAGTCCAACGGCAGCCTCGCCACTGCTCCGGGCTGGCCGCGGCGCCTGCGGGCCCTGCAGGAGCGCGGCGGGGAGTTCGTCGTGGTGGACCCCGTCCTCACGCGTACGGCCGAGTTCGCCGACCAGCACCTGCGGCCACGGGTGGGCAGCGACGCCGCCCTGCTCACCAGCATGGCCCACGTCCTGTTCGATGAGGACCTGGTCGACCTCGGCCGACTGGAGGAGTTCGTCCTCAACGTCGACGACGTGCGTGCGGCTGTGGCCGACTTCTCCCCCGAACGCCTCGAGGGGTGGACCGCCATCCCCGCCGAGGTCGTACGCGACCTGACGCGGCGCCTGGCCGGCGCTCGCCGTGCGGTCGTCTATGGCCGCATCGGCACCGCAACGACCCTTTTCGGGTCGATCGCGTCGTGGATGGTCGAGGTGCTCAACACCCTCACCGGCAACCTCGACCGGGTCGGCGGCGCGATGTTCCCCAACCCGCCGAGCGGGTCGATCAACACCCAGGGCACGCCGCGTTTCGGTCCGCCGATGCGCACCGGTCGGTTCCGCACCCGCGTGAGCAACGCACCCGAGTTGTTCGGCGAGCTGCCGACCGCGTTGCTCTCCCAAGAGATCGACACCCCTGGCCCCGGGCAGTACCGCGGCATGATCCTGATCAGCGGCAACCCCGTGGTGTCCAACCCCAACTCGGAGCGGATGGACGCGGCGATGGCCTCGCTCGACGCGCTCATCGCGGTCGACCCCTACATCACCGACTCCACCCGCCACGCCCACGTGATCCTGCCGCCGCCCTCGGCCCTGCAGCGCAGTCACCTCGACGTGCACTTCGCCATGTGGTCGGTGCGCAACACCGCCCGCTACTCCCCTGCCGTGCTGCCGCTCGAGCCCGGCCAGCTGGAGGAGTGGGAGATCATGTGCCGCCTCGGCGCGATCTTCGAGGGTAAGGGCGCCTCCATCGCCGACATCGACGACAACCTCGTGCGCTATCTCATCGCGCGCGAGGCCAAGCAGCCGGAGTCCCCCATCCACGGCCTGGCCGTCGACGAGGTCATGGCGGCTCTCGAGCCCCGTACGGGCCCCGAACGCATCCTCGACTTCCGGCTGCGCGTCGGTCCCTACGGCGACGGGTTCGGGCACGGCACCGGCACCCTGACGATGGACCTGCTCGAGCAGCACCCCCACGGCATCGACTTCGGGCCCATGCAGCCGCGCCTGCCCGACGTGCTGCGCACCCCTACCGGCATGGTCGACCTCGCGCCCGAGATCCTCGTCAACGACCTCGACCGCCTTTCTCGCGCGGTCGACGAGGGCCCGGTCGAGGGCCTCGTGCTCATCGGTCGACGCCACCTGCGCTCCAACAACTCCTGGATGCACAACGTCCCCAACCTGATGACCGGACGCGACCGCTCCCGGCTCCAGATGAACTCCGACGATGCCGCCGCTCGCGGCCTGATCACCGGCAGCTTGGCCC of the Nocardioides sp. genome contains:
- a CDS encoding molybdopterin-dependent oxidoreductase, which codes for MSLHDDPDALRQPVIREGEEFRTVSWDKAFDKVAELVGKVLDEHGPEAMAVYLGNPVGHNLAGLLYPRAFIAPLGTPNLYTASTLDQRPKDLASGLMYGDRYTLAVPDLDRTDFLIILGANPMESNGSLATAPGWPRRLRALQERGGEFVVVDPVLTRTAEFADQHLRPRVGSDAALLTSMAHVLFDEDLVDLGRLEEFVLNVDDVRAAVADFSPERLEGWTAIPAEVVRDLTRRLAGARRAVVYGRIGTATTLFGSIASWMVEVLNTLTGNLDRVGGAMFPNPPSGSINTQGTPRFGPPMRTGRFRTRVSNAPELFGELPTALLSQEIDTPGPGQYRGMILISGNPVVSNPNSERMDAAMASLDALIAVDPYITDSTRHAHVILPPPSALQRSHLDVHFAMWSVRNTARYSPAVLPLEPGQLEEWEIMCRLGAIFEGKGASIADIDDNLVRYLIAREAKQPESPIHGLAVDEVMAALEPRTGPERILDFRLRVGPYGDGFGHGTGTLTMDLLEQHPHGIDFGPMQPRLPDVLRTPTGMVDLAPEILVNDLDRLSRAVDEGPVEGLVLIGRRHLRSNNSWMHNVPNLMTGRDRSRLQMNSDDAAARGLITGSLARATTKTSSVDVLVEVTDRMAQGVVSLPHGWVHGSGPIGMRTAASRPGVNSNRLASSDLDVPSWNAILSGIPLEVSAAPVEADERARR
- a CDS encoding 4Fe-4S binding protein; amino-acid sequence: MAHVITQACCADGACTTVCPVDCIHPTPAEREYLVTEMLYIDPDTCIDCGQCVPECPVDAIYSGYDLPDHLASYAAINAEYFKGTTLGDVPRRVAAPPELHEDQPLRVAIVGSGPAGSYSAHELVEVGGSGIRVDIFDRLPTPFGLARLGVAPDHLGTKLVMRTFSELGADPRVRFHLNTEIGRDITVEELREHYHAVFFTHGASSSRRLGIEGEDLPGSHAATQFVAWYNGHPDSPKPRGWQPPSHVVVIGNGNVAIDVARQLTLGPEHLAASDMAPYAVDVLSRGLVKDVTVVGRRSALHAACTLPELEALADRTDIDVVVPPEDLVLTDHELAAVRESGMLRLKYELFRTLSERPHTRERSITFRFLLTPQRILGESHAEGIELARNRMVSLGDRTVLEPTGETTVLPTNLVLRSVGYAGVELPGLPFDEATMTVPTDGARVLTEPGGEVIPGLYSAGWVKRGPSGVMGTNKLDAQGTVKVLLDDVRAGRIAAPAKSLDDLDRLLRQRQPQVVPWQGWQAIEAHELAHGTETGRPRVKVTSREALVEFAAARLSTETEEQ
- a CDS encoding carboxyl transferase domain-containing protein, yielding MLGVGGSTHRTFVVPGGDGTTVDVDGLPHRISADGGGTVRAGFPGMIVSVLASVGDQVEAGDTLLTIESMKLESRVLAPAAGVVREVHVGINSQVGSGEPLVRLDVVDDDDTAGDDSSVDFAALASDTPDRTPLDVLRTVVLGLDAASGETDRLSAGLLPTREDAAAQLAGELDVLAAFADIHSLGPRRAALAGRVDAPERAHLVGYLRERHREDREFPDDFLARLDTALALVGHDESDDVAHLRLYRSLRRRDLIHSALASILRRWLEPATTVPATEQVRTVLERVVWITEGRSDQLEGLARSVLFRLFSQPVLDADLAAQTAIMTERIQQIGSQSDAAERTLDLRTLAFDSPPWEAWLLGSLAGPDRPAWEDVLVVVTADNYRHRRLVQVPTPSSPAAPLLMAEELDAESDISVIAVAHLGDDTATAAALEPLIAQRAALGPVVVELLVTDGRLDLDPRLARACLAATQVNATVLPVAPEGHVAHRSWAPGPGGDLTEVALFRDLHPCLAERLELWRLRDFDLQRQPAPPATFLFTGTARDDERDKRLFALAEVRTLTAARDDEGTVTSIPELEQTLLRCFDAFRVHDSTHSRRSPFGWNRVMVQVQPPWDFPDDALQGVAHRIAHAARGLSLDQIVLRLRGTDPGAEDRVVHLTLLEGEGVQIGFKAPSDRPLTVLRGHRRTAAQMRRRGLHHPADIVRLLTSPGAAHSDLPSGDFTELELVDGTLVPVEREIGENAHGVVIGEITNRTPKHPEGMRRVIILSDPSKSMASLGEGECVRIIAALELAHEQRLPVDWFAVSSGARVSMDSGTENLDWTARVLRTIIELAQLDLEINVVLTGVNVGAQSYWDAEATMLMHTRGVLIATGDNAMVLTGKDALDYSGAVSADDNAGIGGYEQIMGPNGQAQYWAPSLIEACHLLFRHYAVAYVAPGESGPRRAPVTDPAGRSIAASPHHSGDGGPFATVGDIFDDALNPERKLPFDIRSVMAAVKDDGDDPLERWPHMRDAENAVVWDTHVSGFPVQMIGIESRDLQRHSVTPNDGPRRWSAGTLFPRSSKKVARALNASNGVRPTVILANLSGFDGSPESMRELQLEYGAEIGRAVVNHRSPLVFCVLSRYHGGAFVVFSKALNERLESIAVAGARASVLGGAPAAAVVFAREVAHRVAADPRVVEAQAAVDAAGPDTVDQARLELAAVQDELKGHCRGVVGREFDGIHTIERAKEVGSVDQIVTVDALRDAIVATLESEGH